In the genome of Pseudomonas fluorescens, the window GGCGTTCGAGCAGCGCAAAGCGGTTGCCTTCCACATGGGCGATGATCGCCTTGGTAATGGTCCGGTAGTTCAACGCGTGATCGATGTCGTTGTCCCGTACCGCTTCCTGGGCTGCGTACAGAATGGTGAGGTTGATCAGCACATCCTGCTTGTTGAGGATTTCATCCTCATTGATGCCGATGAAGGTACGCAGGCCCAGGTCTTTGACCCGGATGCGTGCCATGCCTGGCTGAAGTTGTGGCATTGCTACTTGCTCCGTCCAATCAATTGCAGGAACTCCTGGCGGGTGTTGCTCGACTCGCGGAAGGCGCCGAGCATCACCGAGGTGTTCATGGTCGAATTCTGTTTCTCGACGCCGCGCATCATCATGCACATGTGCTGTGCCTCGATGACCACCGCGACGCCTGCCGCGCCGGTCACTTGCTGCACCGCGTCGGCGATTTGCCGGGTGAGGTTTTCCTGGATCTGCAGGCGCCGGGCGAACATGTCCACCAGCCGCGCGATTTTTGACAGGCCCAGCACCTTGCCGGTTGGAATATAAGCCACATGCGCCTTGCCGATGAAGGGCAGGATGTGGTGTTCGCAAAGCGAGTACAGCTCGATGTTGTCGACGATCACCATTTCATCGTTGTCGGAGGCGAACAGCGCGCCATTGACGATCTCTTCGACACTTTGTTCGTAACCATGGCAAAGGTACTGCATGGCTTTGGCTGCGCGCGTCGGCGTATCGAGCAAGCCCTCGCGGTCGGGGTTTTCGCCGAGGCCGATAAGGATCTCTCGGTAATTCTGGGGCAGGGATAACGTCATGGAAAATCCTCGCGGGACACTTATTTGATGTGCCTTCCGCCATTGACGGTCAGGGTGGTGCCGGTGACATAAGGGTTGTCGAGCAGATAGCGCAGGCTCTGGTAGATCACTTCGCAGCCGGGCTCGATGCCCAGTGCGGATTTGGCCAGCACCTTGGCGCGGTAGGCCGCGTCGTCTTCAGGGTTGAACAGTAGCAGGGCTGGCGCGATCCCGTTGACCTTGATGGCCGGCGCGTACCTGGCGGCGAAGGACAGGGTCAGGCTGTCGAGCCCGGCTTTGCTGGCGCAATAGCCGATGTGTTTGCTGCTACCCTTGCGGGTCACGTCATCGCTGATGTGCACGATGTCGGCGGGGCTTGAGCGTTGCAGCAGGTCGGCGCAATGCAGGTTGATCAGATAGGGCGCCAGCATGTGCACGCTGAACATGCGGGTGAATGCTGCTGCATCGGTGTCCGGCGTTTCGGCGAGCCATTCGGAGGCATTGTGGACAATCGCCCGCAAACAGTCGGTGTGGGTTTTCAGTTCGCTGATGAAGGCGAGGATCCCGGTTTCACTGGAGAAGTCCGCGAACACCGCGGTGGCCCCCAGATCACGCAGGGCCTGTACGCCGGGACGCTCGCTGCGGTAGCTGAAAATCACGCGATGGCCATCTTCCAGCAATCGCCGGGCGCAGTGCAGGCCGACACGCTGGCCGGCGCCGGTAATGAGAATAGGGGCTGCGGAAGAAGTCATGAACGGCTCGCATCGCGGTGAGAGCAAAACTATACCAGCGACGGGAGCGCTATACCTATTGTGCAAAAACGGGCCTGTGTGGGAGCGGGCTTGCTCGCGAAAGCGTGGTGTCAGACAGTAAAAATATTGACTGATACATGGCCTTCGCGAGCAAGCCCGCTCCCACAGGGGGGATCAGCGATTTTGGACGGTGGGTTCTGCGGGCAGCGGTCGCGTTGGCGCACTGATAAGCCAATTGGCCAGCAAACGGGTCGACAACGGAATGAACAAGTAAACCATCAGCGGCGTCAGGCACAGTGTGCTGATGAATACCCGCGGCAGCAGGCTCATGTCACTCATCAGCGGACCCAGCACAAAGTTGAACAGCAGTGAGACCGGAAAGAACGCCAGCCAGATCGCCACAGCCTGTTTCCAGCGCGGCGGGCGTTGACCGACGGCACCGAACCAACCCTCGATGCCGCTGACCCGATGTTCGGTCGGGTGGGCGAACAGGTCGCTGCCGCGTGCCAGCCAGGCAGTGCGCGAGGCCGAATGCTCCCAGGCGTGCAGGGTCTGCTCATCGGCGAAGCGGAAAATGATCTGGAATTCGTCGTCCTCGGGCGGTGGAGCGAGCACACCGGAACCGAGATAACCGGGAAAATCGGTGGCCAGTTGTTCGCCTTCGCGAAGCCAGGAAATCAGGTCCTGGTAACGTCCATTGGCAACGCGGCGCGCAACCATCAGCGTGACGGGAGGGGTAGACATTGTGTATCTCCGTAAGGCATTTGCGTCGCTCCGGATAGGAACTTCGCCAGGCACAGCGCCGGGGTGGTGGGCTGCGACTCGAAACAAGCAAGGATTATTCCTGATTCTGCCCGTGACGTCTGTGACGTTTATCCGCTCATTCGCGGCATCGATTTTTTACGGAAACTTTACGGGGCAGGGGCGTTAGAATAACGCTCGGACGATACAGGGATGTTTCAACAGGATGCCCATACTTACAGACGTCGCTTCAGGCTCCACGCAGGCCGTCGCTCTCGAACAGGAAGAACTCTTCCCCATTCGCGAGGTGGCGCGACTGACAGGTGTCAACCCGGTCACGCTTCGAGCCTGGGAACGACGATACGGCCTGATTGTTCCAACACGCACCGATAGCGGGCATCGCCTGTATTCGATGTCCGATATTGAGCGTGTCCGTAGCATTCTCGGCTGGATCGAGCGCGGTGTTGCGGTCAGCAGGATCGGCAAGATCCTGGCCAGGACCGAGCCGCTCCAGGCGCTGTCCCACATCATCCCCAGCAATCTCGTGGAAGCCGATTACGCGCAATGGCAGCAACAGGTTCTTGCTGCGGTCAGTAGTTTTGACGACATTCGGCTGGAGCAGGTCTACGGGCAAATCTTTTCCAGTTACTCCCTGCCGGTGGTGTTCCAGGACATTCTGATCCCTGTCTGGAAGCAGTTGTTGCAACGCCAGGTCCAGTTCGGTGGAACCAGCGAGTGGCTGTTCCTGGATGGTTTTCTGCGTTCCCGGGTGGTGCAGCGTCTGTTGTTGCTGCGCGACAAACAGCCGCGTCGTGTAGTCATCAGTGCCCTGGTAGGCCAGTGCCGGGAGCTGGAACTGCTGGTCGCCGCCCTGTTCCTGAGTTCCGGGCCAGTGGCCGTTCGCGTGCTGAACATGGGCCAGCCGTTCGAGGAACTGGCGCTGACGTGTGAAAGGATCAAGCCGTTGGCGTTGGTGCTGTTTTCCAATCATGCGCCGACTGCCGAGTTGCCACGGCGCTTGAATCGCCTGGCCATGAGTCTGGAGTGTCGATTGTTGTTGGCCGGCGATGCTTGCGACCTGGCACAGGAGAGCCTGGCCGGGTCATCGATCGGTTGCCTGGGCAATGCAGGGGAGGTCATGAGCCAGCGTCTGAAGCAGTTCCTGGCGGGTAATCTGGATACTTGAAGTTCAGAGATGCAGCGCTGGATGAGTCAAACGATGCTGTTGCAGGATGAACTGGCGCAGACGCTCGGTTTCATCCGTATCGTTCTGGCTCAGCTGATAGGCAAAGAAACCCTGTTCGTTTTCTTTCTCGAAAGTGCCACGCAAGGCAATCCGCTCATAGCCTGACGGGCTGAACCACAAGGCGAAATGCTTCGGTGGCTTGGTCTTGTTGCGAACCTCCAGCAGAACCCCTTTGCACGACACTTCGTGTACCCACAGGGTGCCGGGTTGACCCTTGGCGTTTTCCAGCGCTACCGGTTCGTCCAGTACCAGGCGCCAAGGCCGGGCCATCGGCCCGTCTTCATAGATGCTCGGCACACCGAGGCGCAAATGCAGCGCATGAAACTCGTCTTCCACCAGGTGTAGGGGAAAGGTCATTTGCTGGTTTTCGAAACTGGCTTGAATGGTGACCTGCTCATGGGCCGCCAGGCGGGTGAGCAGGTCACGGATTTGCGACCCACCGTTGACGAGCAGACTCGACGTCGCGTCCCGCACATTGAGTTGCGGGTTGTGTTGCATGGCCTGGATGAAATCCAGTTCATCCTGGGTCAGGAGCGCTTCGCGTTGCATGGCCAGCTCGAAAGATAGGGTTACAAAGTCATTGGTGATTGTAGTTACTGACCATTAATTCCGAACTTTGTTTTTACCGTTCGTCGCCTTGAGCGCAGCAAGCTCGGCCTGGAGTTCAGCCAACTGCCCCTCCAACTGGGCCACGCGCTGTTGCGCCTTGACCTGCACGGTGACGTCTTTCTGCACGCCGACAAAATAGGTTTGCCCGTCCGCTGGATTTTTCACCGTGGAAAGGGACAGCTCGTTCCAGAACGGTGTGCCGTCCTTGCGGTAGTTGCGCAGTATTTCCCGGCAGCATCCTTCACCGTTCAAGGCGTCGCGAATCAGCGGCAGGGCTTCCTGGTCGCGATCCCCCGACTGCAGGAAGCGGCAATCCTGATAGAGGATTTCTTCGCTGGAGTACCCCGTGAGGCGTTCGAACGCGGGGTTGACGTAAATGAGGATTTTGTCCTGATCGCCTTCCTTTTCGGCAATCACGATACCGTCGTTGGAGGCGTTGATTACCATTTGCAGCAGCTGTGCATTAATCATCGGAGTATCCTTTCCTGATTGATTTTCGATTGCATTCTAAAAGAACAATCACGACCGTGCTGTTAATATCCGGGTCTTTTACTCGGATTCAGGATCAGATTGATGAAAGTCGCCATCATTTCCGGCTCGGTGTACGGCACGGCCGAAGAAGTTGCCCGCCACGCCGCCAGCCTGTTGAAAGCCGCCGGTTTCGAAACCTGGCACAACCCGCGTGCGACCCTCGCCGATGTCCAGGCGTTTGGCCCCGAAGCCTTTCTGGCGGTGACGTCGACCACCGGCATGGGTGAGCTGCCGGACAACCTGCAACCGCTGTATTCGAGCATTCGTGAGCAATTGCCAGCGGCTTGGCGCGGTTTGCCAGGTGCAGTGATCGGATTGGGCGATGCGAGTTATGGCGATACTTTTTGTGGCGGCGGCGAGCAGATGCGCGAATTGTTCGGTGAACTGGGCATTCGCGAAGTACTGCCGATGTTGCGTCTGGATGCCAGCGAAACCGTGACCCCCGAAACGGACGCCGAGCCTTGGCTGGCGGACCTGATCAGCGCATTGCGCGCCTGATCGTTACCCCGGCATCCATGCCAGTCAGGGGGCTGACAGTGCGGTAAAAACTGCCTGTCAGACCCTTGCTGACGCCGGTCATTCGACATGGATCCAGGGCAACAGGACGACTGACTCGCAGGGCCACCAAGCTGGCTGCGAATGCAACTACACGAACCTCAAGGGCTGACTAGACTCGGTAATCATTGGAAACACTCCATCATAAAAACACCGAGGCTCCTTGCCGTGACTGTCGCTCCCGTCCAATCGCCACACAGTGTCAAAGACCAGGTCAGTGTTGCCGAGTGGCAGACCCGCGTCGACCTGGCGGCCTGTTATCGCCTGGTCGCCCAATATGGCTGGGATGACCTGATCTTCACCCATATCTCCGCCAAGGTGCCCGGCACCGAAGATTTCCTGATCAACCCGTTCGGGTTGATGTTTCACGAAATGACCGCGTCGAGCCTGGTCAAGGTGGATCAGGCCGGTAATAAGCTGATGGACAGTCCTTACGAGATCAATCCGGCGGGTTACACCATCCACAGCGCCGTGCATGAAGTCCGTCACGATGTCGTCTGCGTGCTCCACACTCACACGGCTTCGGGGGTTGCGGTGTCGGCACAGAAGCAGGGCGTTCTGCCGATCAGCCAACAGTCGTTGTTCGTGCATTCCAGCCTGGCCTATCACGCCTACGAAGGCGTGGCGCTCAACCATGAAGAGAAAGTGCGACTGCAGGCCGACCTCGGTGAAAACAATTTCCTGATGTTGCATAACCACGGTCTGCTGACCTGCGGCAGCAGCATCGCCGATACGTTCCTGATGATGTTCACCTTTCAGCGTGCCTGCGACATTCAGGTCATGGCGCAAAACGGTGCCGCTGAACTGATCGCTATCGAACCGCAGATTCTGGCCGGCGCCAAAGCCATGATCGCGGGTGTCACCAGAAGTGCTCAAGGAATGGGCGGAGCGCTGGCCTGGCCGGCGCTGCTGCGTAAACTCGATAAACTGGACCCGGGTTATAAACTCTAATGGCACTCGCCGAGATCCCACTGTGTGTCTGGCGCAAGCGCAGCCAGACGTTTATTTTTCGTGACCAGAGCATCCGTTACTGGACAGCAGGGCAGGGGGAGCCAC includes:
- the folX gene encoding dihydroneopterin triphosphate 2'-epimerase — encoded protein: MPQLQPGMARIRVKDLGLRTFIGINEDEILNKQDVLINLTILYAAQEAVRDNDIDHALNYRTITKAIIAHVEGNRFALLERLTQEILDLVMANASVLYAEVEVDKPHALRFAESVSITLAASR
- the folE gene encoding GTP cyclohydrolase I FolE → MTLSLPQNYREILIGLGENPDREGLLDTPTRAAKAMQYLCHGYEQSVEEIVNGALFASDNDEMVIVDNIELYSLCEHHILPFIGKAHVAYIPTGKVLGLSKIARLVDMFARRLQIQENLTRQIADAVQQVTGAAGVAVVIEAQHMCMMMRGVEKQNSTMNTSVMLGAFRESSNTRQEFLQLIGRSK
- the folM gene encoding dihydromonapterin reductase, whose amino-acid sequence is MTSSAAPILITGAGQRVGLHCARRLLEDGHRVIFSYRSERPGVQALRDLGATAVFADFSSETGILAFISELKTHTDCLRAIVHNASEWLAETPDTDAAAFTRMFSVHMLAPYLINLHCADLLQRSSPADIVHISDDVTRKGSSKHIGYCASKAGLDSLTLSFAARYAPAIKVNGIAPALLLFNPEDDAAYRAKVLAKSALGIEPGCEVIYQSLRYLLDNPYVTGTTLTVNGGRHIK
- a CDS encoding antibiotic biosynthesis monooxygenase, whose protein sequence is MSTPPVTLMVARRVANGRYQDLISWLREGEQLATDFPGYLGSGVLAPPPEDDEFQIIFRFADEQTLHAWEHSASRTAWLARGSDLFAHPTEHRVSGIEGWFGAVGQRPPRWKQAVAIWLAFFPVSLLFNFVLGPLMSDMSLLPRVFISTLCLTPLMVYLFIPLSTRLLANWLISAPTRPLPAEPTVQNR
- a CDS encoding MerR family transcriptional regulator; the encoded protein is MPILTDVASGSTQAVALEQEELFPIREVARLTGVNPVTLRAWERRYGLIVPTRTDSGHRLYSMSDIERVRSILGWIERGVAVSRIGKILARTEPLQALSHIIPSNLVEADYAQWQQQVLAAVSSFDDIRLEQVYGQIFSSYSLPVVFQDILIPVWKQLLQRQVQFGGTSEWLFLDGFLRSRVVQRLLLLRDKQPRRVVISALVGQCRELELLVAALFLSSGPVAVRVLNMGQPFEELALTCERIKPLALVLFSNHAPTAELPRRLNRLAMSLECRLLLAGDACDLAQESLAGSSIGCLGNAGEVMSQRLKQFLAGNLDT
- a CDS encoding PAS domain-containing protein; protein product: MINAQLLQMVINASNDGIVIAEKEGDQDKILIYVNPAFERLTGYSSEEILYQDCRFLQSGDRDQEALPLIRDALNGEGCCREILRNYRKDGTPFWNELSLSTVKNPADGQTYFVGVQKDVTVQVKAQQRVAQLEGQLAELQAELAALKATNGKNKVRN
- a CDS encoding flavodoxin; the encoded protein is MKVAIISGSVYGTAEEVARHAASLLKAAGFETWHNPRATLADVQAFGPEAFLAVTSTTGMGELPDNLQPLYSSIREQLPAAWRGLPGAVIGLGDASYGDTFCGGGEQMRELFGELGIREVLPMLRLDASETVTPETDAEPWLADLISALRA
- a CDS encoding class II aldolase/adducin family protein, which encodes MTVAPVQSPHSVKDQVSVAEWQTRVDLAACYRLVAQYGWDDLIFTHISAKVPGTEDFLINPFGLMFHEMTASSLVKVDQAGNKLMDSPYEINPAGYTIHSAVHEVRHDVVCVLHTHTASGVAVSAQKQGVLPISQQSLFVHSSLAYHAYEGVALNHEEKVRLQADLGENNFLMLHNHGLLTCGSSIADTFLMMFTFQRACDIQVMAQNGAAELIAIEPQILAGAKAMIAGVTRSAQGMGGALAWPALLRKLDKLDPGYKL